TGGGGAATTTGATTGGCTTTCTCAGAATATTTGATATACTTTCTTACCCATATGGAGGATGTATGAATAATAAAAAACGCATGACAGCGGCATGTGTCGCTGTATTGGTATGTCTTTGTTTCGGGTTGTCGGGCTGTGTGTGTATGCTGCACGGGGGAGACGCCCTGTACCAGATCTCGACCATTGATGCTCTTTTGGCCGGCTGTTATGACGGAGCCGCCGAGTTTTCCGAGCTTGTGATGATGGGGGATACGGGTCTGGGGACCGTGGACGGCCTGGACGGGGAGATGATCGCCGTAGACGGCATCTTTTATCGAATCGCCGTGGACGGCAGTGTGCACGTTATCCCCGATGACGCCACAACGCCCTTTGCCGTCGTCACCTATTTCCAGGGGGATCGGTCGTTTCCGGTTTCCGATATCGACTACGATGGTTTGACGGCCGCCCTGAAAGAAAAGATGCCGTCGGAAAACATCTT
This sequence is a window from Candidatus Zymogenaceae bacterium. Protein-coding genes within it:
- the budA gene encoding acetolactate decarboxylase, with the translated sequence MNNKKRMTAACVAVLVCLCFGLSGCVCMLHGGDALYQISTIDALLAGCYDGAAEFSELVMMGDTGLGTVDGLDGEMIAVDGIFYRIAVDGSVHVIPDDATTPFAVVTYFQGDRSFPVSDIDYDGLTAALKEKMPSENIFYTIVVSGMFSRMTVRSVPRQTPPYPPLAEAIEHQAIFELEDVSGTMVGFYFPDSAAGINVAGFHMHFVTDDRSAGGHVFGCEISDAIAEIDDSTALFLVLPENHSFYDADLSGGDVGSLETN